From a single Phycisphaeraceae bacterium genomic region:
- a CDS encoding U32 family peptidase produces MAVMPAKPELLAPAGDEEAMRAAVANGADAVYFGLSAFNARHRATNFAADQLPQVMEYLHNHNVRGYVTFNTLIFSDELPEAVRLITSIAEAGVDAVIVQDLGLARLIRALAPTLPIHGSTQMTLTEPRGIDFVQRLGVDRVILARELSATEIGRIVREANLPVEVFIHGALCVSYSGQCLTSESIGGRSANRGQCAQACRLPYDLIVDGRMKDLGDKAYLLSPLDLAAYDLVADLANLGVCSFKIEGRLKSAHYVAVTTQTYRSALDAAITRQDFHLSAQRKLDLQQSYSRGFSHGFLDGVNHQELVPARFPKSRGVNIGTVIERTDRGVIIEITNNALRATHDKSAYLASASTASRHPPASITPLKPGDGIVFDQGHPEQDEQGGRVFEVRSRGKDQIEIVLGHGDANLAGIELGSLVWKTDDPALKRRLEQSYSRENVAHRVRLTIAVDAPTGGALRIIAQGDDLRATATWDGPLQKAQKHPVTTEMIREQFGRLGDTPFELGQVELSSDGAMVPKSVLNDLRRQIVDELLRMRTNRARHDVVSADALDRLRSAALSACVSKITNKQQKAPHASNDTAVSHRSADSISNPELVEDTQQSSAALYVLARTLEQFEAALSWRPPDGLARPAMIYCELEDIRRYKELVPHAHEAGIPIGLATTRIQKPGEEGLLQQIGRCNPDAVLVRNLAGLSYFHDHFAHLPLVVDYSLNIANELTAAIITEAGAVRMVPSYDLNWSQMAAMFSRFSSARFEAVIHQHMPMFHMEHCVFSHTLSNGTDHRTCGRPCDAHRVDLRDRVGLAHPLVADVGCRNTVYNGQAQSAADYVPQMRELGLRHFRIELLRDNETETKMLLDQYSQLIAGRARPAQARRQLRVLSQLGVSAGTLKF; encoded by the coding sequence ATGGCGGTCATGCCTGCGAAACCTGAGCTTCTCGCCCCAGCGGGCGATGAAGAAGCAATGCGCGCCGCCGTCGCCAACGGAGCCGATGCCGTCTATTTCGGGTTGAGTGCGTTTAATGCTCGGCATCGAGCGACAAACTTCGCTGCGGACCAGTTACCGCAGGTTATGGAATACCTGCACAACCATAATGTCCGCGGATATGTCACCTTCAACACGCTGATTTTTTCGGATGAACTGCCTGAAGCTGTGCGATTGATCACGTCCATCGCCGAAGCCGGCGTGGATGCGGTGATCGTTCAAGACCTGGGTCTGGCACGGTTGATCCGCGCACTGGCTCCGACACTGCCGATCCACGGTTCGACGCAGATGACGCTCACCGAGCCGCGCGGCATCGATTTCGTCCAACGTCTGGGCGTCGATCGGGTCATCCTCGCACGAGAGCTTTCCGCCACCGAGATCGGCCGCATCGTGCGCGAAGCAAATTTGCCGGTCGAAGTCTTCATCCACGGTGCGCTCTGCGTGTCATACAGCGGGCAATGTCTGACCAGCGAGTCAATCGGCGGGCGGAGTGCCAATCGCGGCCAGTGCGCCCAGGCCTGCCGACTTCCATACGACCTGATCGTCGATGGCCGCATGAAAGACCTTGGCGATAAGGCATATCTGTTAAGCCCGCTCGATCTGGCGGCATACGACCTTGTTGCTGACCTGGCCAATCTGGGCGTGTGCAGTTTCAAAATTGAGGGGCGGCTCAAAAGCGCACATTACGTCGCTGTAACAACCCAGACGTATCGATCCGCTCTGGATGCTGCGATTACCCGGCAGGATTTCCACCTCTCCGCACAGCGGAAGCTCGATCTGCAACAAAGCTACTCACGCGGGTTTTCACACGGGTTTCTTGACGGAGTCAACCATCAGGAACTGGTACCCGCCCGCTTCCCCAAAAGTCGTGGCGTGAATATTGGAACCGTGATCGAACGAACCGATCGCGGAGTGATTATCGAAATCACAAACAACGCCTTGCGGGCAACACACGATAAGAGCGCATATCTCGCATCCGCCTCGACAGCTTCACGCCATCCTCCCGCTTCCATAACCCCCCTTAAGCCGGGCGACGGGATCGTCTTCGACCAGGGGCATCCTGAGCAGGACGAACAAGGCGGACGGGTGTTTGAAGTCAGGTCACGCGGCAAAGATCAAATCGAGATAGTGCTCGGACACGGAGATGCCAATCTCGCGGGTATTGAGCTGGGCAGCCTGGTCTGGAAAACCGACGATCCTGCATTGAAAAGGCGGCTCGAACAAAGTTACTCGCGCGAAAATGTCGCCCACCGAGTTCGGTTGACGATTGCCGTTGACGCCCCAACTGGTGGAGCACTTCGCATCATTGCTCAAGGCGACGACCTTCGTGCAACAGCGACGTGGGATGGTCCATTGCAAAAAGCGCAGAAACATCCCGTGACCACCGAGATGATCCGGGAACAGTTTGGTCGATTGGGAGATACGCCGTTTGAGCTGGGGCAGGTCGAATTGTCCAGCGATGGCGCAATGGTTCCTAAAAGTGTGCTCAACGATTTACGACGGCAGATAGTGGATGAACTGCTGCGAATGCGCACGAACCGTGCGCGACATGATGTCGTATCCGCTGACGCACTGGATCGCCTGCGATCCGCCGCCCTCTCCGCTTGCGTAAGCAAGATCACGAATAAACAACAGAAAGCCCCGCACGCATCCAACGATACTGCCGTGTCGCATCGTAGCGCGGACTCCATTTCCAATCCTGAACTGGTGGAGGATACGCAGCAATCTTCAGCCGCTCTCTACGTTCTGGCTCGCACGTTGGAGCAGTTTGAAGCAGCACTATCGTGGCGGCCTCCGGATGGTCTTGCACGACCGGCCATGATTTATTGTGAGCTTGAAGATATCCGCCGCTACAAGGAACTCGTTCCTCACGCTCATGAAGCAGGCATACCCATTGGTCTGGCAACCACACGCATTCAGAAGCCGGGAGAGGAAGGGTTGTTACAACAGATCGGTCGATGCAATCCGGATGCGGTACTGGTGCGGAATCTGGCGGGCCTTTCATATTTTCATGACCACTTCGCCCATCTGCCGCTGGTGGTGGACTATTCGCTGAACATCGCCAATGAACTCACCGCCGCGATCATCACCGAGGCGGGGGCTGTGCGCATGGTGCCAAGCTACGATCTCAACTGGTCTCAGATGGCAGCAATGTTTTCACGGTTTTCCTCTGCGCGTTTCGAGGCTGTCATCCACCAGCACATGCCTATGTTTCATATGGAACACTGCGTCTTTTCACATACGCTCTCAAACGGCACGGATCATCGCACCTGCGGCAGGCCGTGTGATGCACACAGGGTTGACCTGCGTGATCGAGTCGGGCTGGCGCACCCACTGGTAGCGGATGTGGGTTGCCGCAACACCGTGTACAACGGCCAGGCGCAGAGTGCTGCC
- a CDS encoding HDOD domain-containing protein, with product MSQAATNNRLNSAAPRSAGAVPPRVTGTPAANTADPVVQTAVKEISHIATLPEVTLKIIKLVEDPDSTAQDLNKIITNDPALGARILKVVNSAFYGLPGQIGSINRAIVLLGLNAVKNIAIAASLAKLFRGGQICPNFNARDLWNHSIAVGTGTRLLAEKVGLGLPDEAFLAGLIHDLGIMVEMQARRQKFVEAIEKLDTTPGLTLRAAETATLGATHEQFGAALCKAWKFPLSFSYVTGFHHHPMDVIESSRTLTGLVHVADIVAAKLALGFTRTVETDQIPTDLLAALNLTTTHVEEMSKALPSAVKDAATLLSDSV from the coding sequence ATGAGCCAGGCCGCAACAAATAATCGTCTGAACTCCGCCGCACCTCGCAGTGCTGGGGCTGTGCCTCCGCGCGTGACGGGGACTCCCGCGGCGAACACCGCTGACCCGGTGGTCCAGACCGCGGTGAAAGAAATTAGTCACATCGCGACACTGCCTGAGGTCACACTCAAGATCATCAAGCTGGTCGAAGACCCTGACTCCACCGCTCAAGATCTCAACAAAATCATCACCAACGATCCGGCCCTGGGTGCCCGTATTCTCAAGGTCGTGAACTCCGCGTTCTACGGCCTGCCGGGACAGATCGGCTCGATCAATCGGGCGATCGTTCTTCTGGGTCTGAATGCCGTCAAAAATATCGCCATTGCTGCCAGCCTCGCCAAATTGTTTCGTGGCGGCCAGATCTGCCCGAACTTCAACGCCCGCGATCTATGGAACCATTCCATCGCTGTCGGCACCGGCACGCGGCTGCTGGCGGAAAAGGTCGGCCTGGGCTTGCCTGATGAAGCTTTTCTCGCCGGCCTGATTCACGACCTGGGCATCATGGTGGAGATGCAGGCCCGCCGGCAGAAGTTCGTCGAGGCGATTGAGAAACTCGATACCACACCCGGCCTGACACTTCGCGCAGCGGAAACCGCAACGCTCGGTGCCACGCACGAACAGTTCGGCGCAGCACTCTGCAAAGCGTGGAAGTTCCCGCTTTCGTTCTCTTACGTCACCGGTTTCCATCATCATCCGATGGATGTGATTGAAAGCAGCAGAACACTCACCGGCCTGGTGCACGTGGCGGACATCGTTGCTGCCAAGCTGGCTCTTGGGTTTACCCGAACGGTAGAAACGGACCAAATCCCAACGGATTTGCTGGCTGCTCTTAATCTCACAACAACGCATGTCGAAGAAATGTCTAAGGCGCTACCCAGCGCAGTAAAGGATGCTGCCACCCTGTTATCCGATTCGGTCTGA
- a CDS encoding polyprenyl synthetase family protein, with translation MAETTAQFDLASITQPAALVEAYASDFIDRRSLPRNLREAIRYSFFGPGKRLRPILVIRACEAVGGQAQDALAPAAAIELIHCFSLVHDDLPAMDDDDLRRGRPTLHKQTNEAMAILAGDAMMGLAFELVATRLSGRLAGDVARELAECTNDMIAGQVYDTLPDFDSSVASMDRLRTIHRNKTGALIRGSCRMGALCGGATTDQLSDITRHAEAIGLMFQVVDDLLDVTQTTEHLGKAANKDADKGKLTYPGLIGIEKSRAEIARLRTEAHDALRSFGEKAEPLRVLCDYMAVRSK, from the coding sequence ATGGCTGAAACCACCGCTCAATTTGATCTTGCCTCGATAACCCAGCCCGCTGCTTTGGTTGAGGCGTATGCATCCGACTTCATTGACCGCCGCTCACTGCCGCGCAATCTCCGAGAGGCGATCCGCTATTCATTTTTCGGTCCCGGTAAAAGGTTGCGGCCGATTCTGGTTATCCGCGCGTGCGAAGCAGTGGGAGGGCAGGCGCAGGATGCGTTGGCACCCGCCGCTGCGATCGAGTTAATTCATTGCTTCAGTCTCGTTCACGACGATCTGCCCGCCATGGACGACGACGATCTGCGCCGTGGACGGCCGACGCTGCACAAACAAACCAATGAAGCAATGGCGATACTCGCCGGTGACGCCATGATGGGACTGGCGTTTGAGTTAGTCGCCACTCGTCTGTCCGGCCGGCTTGCCGGTGATGTGGCGCGGGAGTTGGCGGAATGCACCAATGACATGATCGCCGGCCAGGTTTATGACACGCTTCCCGACTTTGACTCGTCGGTCGCGTCGATGGATCGCCTGCGTACGATCCATCGCAATAAGACCGGGGCTTTGATTCGCGGTTCATGCCGCATGGGTGCTCTGTGCGGCGGGGCAACTACGGATCAGCTTTCCGACATCACACGTCACGCTGAGGCGATCGGACTGATGTTTCAGGTGGTGGATGATCTGCTCGATGTCACACAGACCACGGAACACCTTGGCAAAGCCGCAAATAAAGATGCAGATAAGGGCAAACTGACATACCCCGGACTCATCGGAATCGAAAAAAGTCGTGCTGAGATTGCACGGCTTCGTACCGAGGCCCACGACGCTTTGCGGAGTTTTGGCGAAAAGGCTGAGCCGTTGCGAGTTCTCTGCGATTACATGGCTGTGCGATCGAAGTAA
- the trmD gene encoding tRNA (guanosine(37)-N1)-methyltransferase TrmD, producing the protein MTSRLRLSAPKPLCRKRLCFEGRLPPMRIDILTLFPEMFVSVLSTSILKRAADPSLYVEDDEDTFPDPPPVRAPVNYHLTNIRDFSTDKHKKVDKAPFGGGPGMVMQCQPLWDAVTTVESQDAAPATRVLMSPQGRPLTQPLVEELAHKPRLLIIAGHYEGIDERVIEKLAPLEVSIGDYVLSGGELPAMVLIDAVVRLIPGVLGDDESVQHESFSAAVGRGLDYPHYTKPREWMGMQAPEVLLSGDHAKIEAWRKEQAALRTRQRRPDLLP; encoded by the coding sequence ATGACCAGCCGCTTGCGGCTTAGCGCGCCAAAGCCGCTATGCCGCAAGCGGCTTTGTTTTGAGGGACGGCTTCCACCCATGCGAATCGACATCCTCACCCTCTTTCCTGAGATGTTCGTCAGTGTGCTCAGCACGAGCATTCTCAAGCGTGCCGCCGATCCGAGTCTCTACGTCGAAGACGATGAGGATACTTTCCCTGATCCGCCGCCAGTCCGCGCTCCGGTGAATTATCACCTGACCAATATCCGTGATTTCTCAACGGATAAACATAAGAAAGTGGACAAGGCTCCGTTTGGTGGCGGGCCGGGCATGGTGATGCAATGTCAACCGCTCTGGGATGCGGTGACGACTGTCGAGTCGCAGGATGCCGCGCCCGCCACTCGCGTGCTGATGTCTCCGCAAGGGCGACCGCTCACCCAACCACTGGTGGAGGAACTCGCACACAAACCACGATTGCTCATCATCGCCGGCCATTATGAAGGCATTGATGAACGGGTAATCGAAAAACTCGCACCGCTTGAAGTGAGTATTGGCGACTACGTACTCAGCGGAGGTGAATTGCCGGCCATGGTGCTCATCGATGCTGTGGTTCGCTTAATCCCAGGTGTGCTGGGTGATGACGAGTCTGTTCAGCACGAAAGTTTTTCCGCAGCAGTGGGTCGCGGCCTCGACTATCCGCACTACACCAAGCCGCGCGAATGGATGGGGATGCAGGCACCGGAAGTTCTGCTCAGCGGCGACCATGCAAAAATCGAAGCATGGCGAAAAGAACAGGCTGCTCTGCGAACACGCCAGCGCAGACCCGATCTCCTGCCGTAG
- the rpsP gene encoding 30S ribosomal protein S16 yields the protein MVVTLRLKRFGRRHLPYYRLNAIDSRRPRDGKPIEELGVYDPLQKDQTKAVQFKTDRVKYWLGVGAQPSETVTSLLRKAGFEVKSTKNKVPTKAAK from the coding sequence ATCGTGGTCACATTGCGACTCAAGCGGTTCGGTCGGCGTCACCTGCCCTACTACCGGCTTAATGCCATCGACAGCCGTCGGCCGCGTGATGGTAAACCCATTGAGGAACTGGGTGTGTATGACCCGCTCCAGAAGGATCAGACCAAGGCCGTCCAATTCAAAACTGATCGCGTGAAATACTGGCTCGGCGTCGGAGCGCAGCCCAGCGAAACCGTGACCAGCCTGCTTCGTAAAGCGGGTTTTGAAGTCAAAAGCACCAAGAACAAGGTTCCGACCAAGGCCGCGAAGTAG
- a CDS encoding ATP-binding cassette domain-containing protein — MIASSSNQSAPLLDVRDLRTHFPVKRGLLRRTVGFVRAVDGVSFTVKPRETLGLVGESGCGKSTVGRTILRLIPATSGSVRFDQLDVFAADRAELKALRRQMQIVFQDPVGSLNPRMTIGRILGEPIAVHRIARGSELDDRVATLLTKVGLSPDYASRYPHEFSGGQRQRIGIARALSLQPRFIVCDEPVSALDVSIQSQILNLLSQLQDEFGLSYLFIAHNLAVVEHFCDRVAVMYLGKIVELADRHTLYHDPRHPYTKALLSAAPHPEPVRARKRIVLPGEVPSPVNPPSGCTFHPRCPLTREKAISAAADAVEIRVQGQSVRVMKKCVSEVPALDAIGEDASHCAACWYAQEQT; from the coding sequence ATGATCGCCAGCTCGTCGAACCAATCCGCGCCTCTGCTGGATGTCCGAGATCTGCGCACTCATTTTCCCGTCAAGCGAGGCTTGCTCCGACGAACCGTCGGCTTTGTTCGTGCTGTCGATGGCGTCAGTTTCACCGTCAAGCCGCGTGAAACGCTGGGCCTGGTGGGAGAATCGGGATGCGGCAAATCAACCGTCGGCCGGACAATTCTCCGACTGATTCCGGCGACATCAGGCTCCGTTCGATTTGACCAGCTTGATGTTTTCGCAGCTGATCGTGCCGAACTCAAAGCTCTGCGCCGCCAGATGCAGATCGTGTTTCAGGATCCGGTTGGTTCACTCAATCCGCGGATGACCATTGGTCGCATCCTCGGCGAACCGATTGCCGTCCACCGCATCGCACGCGGCAGTGAACTCGATGACCGCGTCGCCACCCTTCTGACCAAGGTCGGCCTGTCCCCCGATTATGCCTCGCGCTACCCACACGAATTTTCCGGCGGTCAGCGACAGCGTATCGGTATTGCGAGGGCACTGTCACTCCAGCCTCGCTTCATCGTCTGCGATGAACCAGTCAGCGCACTCGATGTTTCGATTCAATCACAGATTCTTAACCTCCTGTCGCAGTTACAGGATGAGTTTGGCCTGTCATACCTCTTCATTGCGCACAATCTCGCCGTCGTTGAGCACTTCTGTGATCGAGTTGCTGTGATGTACCTGGGCAAGATTGTCGAACTGGCCGACCGGCACACTCTGTACCACGACCCGCGACATCCTTACACCAAGGCTCTGCTCAGTGCTGCACCGCATCCTGAACCTGTGCGAGCCCGAAAACGGATCGTCCTGCCTGGTGAAGTACCCTCTCCGGTGAATCCTCCCAGCGGCTGTACGTTTCATCCTCGCTGTCCGTTGACACGTGAAAAAGCAATCTCCGCTGCTGCGGATGCGGTGGAAATTCGAGTGCAGGGGCAAAGTGTGCGGGTTATGAAAAAATGTGTCTCTGAGGTGCCGGCGCTTGATGCGATTGGCGAAGACGCATCGCACTGCGCTGCCTGCTGGTACGCACAGGAGCAGACATGA
- a CDS encoding trypsin-like peptidase domain-containing protein: MSRIRWYGPTVILILTILIVMVMGPSIVQKIAWAQESAKVQFVRDQAAADPALAKLSDAFRNVAKIVEPSVVAIQVSAKASPRRITEDDAMRRFFGPRGWPQSPFDLPQDDGEDQSPQQEPGTQDYNRYNVPRAYANGSGWVYDEAGHIITNRHVVNGADVITVRFNDGSERTAKLVGEDDKTDIAVIKVDGARLIPAQLAKEPVEQGDIVFAFGSPFRFEFSMSQGIVSAKGRQLHIVADGRGYENFIQTDAAINPGNSGGPLTNIQGDVVGMNTAIASRTGANNGLGFAIPIEMVAPVVDQIIKTGKVTRGYLGIYIDDLDPKMAESFGFKDHGVLVNSLIDGGPAEKAGIKSGDIITKIDGKDVRAAEELRRRVSNYEPGRKVDIELFRAGKTQRMQAVVAELPASVQRASTDSADRGGEAKPSDKVMDYLRRAGIENVTDFTAELAQRRKVELTPGVLVTQVRPGSDAADKGIRPGSVIVEVMDTRIKTVDELTTALTSLDMSKPVRLSVSEGGVKRFVLLEVPQ, encoded by the coding sequence ATGAGTCGCATCCGGTGGTATGGCCCTACTGTGATTTTGATCCTGACCATTCTGATTGTGATGGTCATGGGACCGAGTATCGTGCAGAAGATCGCGTGGGCCCAGGAATCGGCAAAAGTACAGTTTGTACGCGATCAGGCAGCGGCTGACCCCGCACTGGCGAAACTCAGCGATGCCTTCCGTAATGTCGCAAAAATTGTCGAGCCGAGTGTGGTGGCGATTCAGGTTTCCGCAAAGGCAAGCCCTCGTCGTATCACGGAAGATGATGCGATGCGTCGCTTCTTCGGTCCTCGTGGTTGGCCGCAGAGCCCGTTCGATCTCCCCCAGGATGATGGCGAGGATCAGAGCCCGCAACAGGAACCGGGTACACAGGACTACAACCGCTACAACGTACCCCGCGCCTACGCCAACGGATCCGGCTGGGTATATGACGAAGCTGGGCACATCATCACCAACCGTCACGTCGTTAACGGTGCGGATGTGATTACCGTGCGCTTCAACGATGGCTCTGAGCGCACCGCCAAGCTTGTAGGCGAAGACGACAAGACTGATATCGCAGTCATCAAAGTGGATGGTGCCCGGCTTATCCCGGCGCAACTCGCCAAGGAGCCTGTTGAACAGGGCGACATCGTGTTCGCCTTCGGGTCGCCGTTCCGCTTCGAGTTTTCCATGAGCCAAGGCATCGTTTCCGCCAAAGGTCGCCAGCTTCATATCGTGGCTGACGGCCGTGGTTATGAAAACTTCATCCAGACCGATGCCGCAATTAACCCCGGCAACTCCGGCGGGCCGCTGACCAACATTCAGGGTGACGTCGTCGGTATGAACACCGCTATTGCCAGCCGCACGGGTGCCAACAATGGCCTGGGCTTTGCGATCCCGATTGAAATGGTCGCACCGGTCGTTGATCAGATCATTAAGACGGGCAAAGTGACACGCGGATATTTGGGTATCTACATCGATGATCTGGATCCCAAAATGGCTGAGAGCTTCGGGTTCAAGGACCACGGCGTGTTGGTGAATAGTCTGATCGACGGCGGTCCGGCTGAGAAGGCAGGCATCAAGTCTGGCGACATCATCACCAAAATCGACGGCAAAGATGTCCGAGCTGCTGAAGAGCTGCGCCGTCGTGTTTCAAATTATGAACCCGGCAGGAAGGTGGATATCGAACTCTTCCGCGCAGGCAAAACTCAGCGGATGCAGGCTGTGGTGGCCGAACTTCCCGCCAGCGTCCAGCGGGCGAGTACCGATTCCGCTGATCGAGGCGGAGAGGCGAAACCCAGCGACAAGGTGATGGATTACCTCCGCCGCGCTGGAATTGAAAACGTAACCGACTTCACCGCGGAATTAGCGCAACGGCGCAAAGTAGAACTTACGCCGGGCGTTCTGGTAACGCAGGTTCGGCCTGGCTCGGATGCTGCGGACAAGGGGATTCGTCCCGGATCGGTGATCGTGGAAGTCATGGACACCCGCATCAAAACCGTGGACGAACTCACCACCGCGCTGACCAGCCTCGACATGTCCAAGCCTGTTCGGCTCAGTGTGTCGGAAGGCGGCGTGAAGCGATTCGTGCTGCTGGAAGTTCCGCAGTAA
- the panB gene encoding 3-methyl-2-oxobutanoate hydroxymethyltransferase, whose product MPISSPSPRVTLRTLRQWVKQGQPFPMLTCYDATTASWLWRGGVRTLLVGDTAAQFILGHDSTLPATMPFMLEITAAVRRGAPDAFVMADMPFGSYQCGEDDAIRNAMRFVVEGRADVVKLEVDASFAPLVRRLSSSGVPVVAHIGSRPQQVRVKGGYVHAGRTRAEADEIVRTATLLVEAGASMLLIEATPSEVSSEIVNRLQDRNTGPDAGKNAVPVIGCGAGAACHGHVIVLHDLLGLSSWQPPFAAPMGAVGTNIEEAASKWVKLVESRRYLTDTHPYKLDG is encoded by the coding sequence ATGCCGATATCGTCACCGTCGCCGCGTGTGACCTTGCGCACACTCCGCCAGTGGGTAAAGCAAGGCCAACCTTTTCCGATGCTCACTTGTTACGACGCCACGACTGCATCGTGGTTATGGCGTGGTGGTGTACGGACCTTGCTGGTCGGCGACACAGCAGCTCAGTTCATCCTTGGCCATGACTCGACCCTGCCGGCCACGATGCCCTTCATGCTTGAAATCACCGCAGCCGTGCGACGCGGCGCGCCGGATGCTTTTGTCATGGCCGACATGCCCTTCGGTAGTTATCAATGCGGAGAGGACGACGCAATACGAAATGCGATGAGATTCGTGGTCGAGGGCAGAGCCGACGTAGTAAAACTTGAGGTCGATGCCAGCTTCGCGCCGCTTGTGAGACGACTGTCGTCTTCAGGCGTACCCGTAGTGGCACACATCGGATCGAGACCGCAGCAGGTACGGGTCAAAGGCGGCTATGTCCACGCTGGCAGGACGCGCGCTGAAGCGGACGAGATAGTGCGTACCGCGACCCTGCTGGTTGAGGCTGGTGCGTCGATGCTATTGATCGAAGCCACACCCTCCGAAGTTTCAAGCGAAATTGTGAATCGACTCCAAGATCGGAATACCGGTCCCGATGCCGGTAAAAACGCAGTACCGGTTATTGGTTGCGGTGCGGGGGCAGCATGTCATGGGCACGTCATCGTTCTGCATGACCTGCTCGGCCTCTCCTCCTGGCAGCCACCTTTTGCGGCACCGATGGGTGCGGTCGGAACAAATATTGAGGAAGCCGCCTCAAAATGGGTAAAACTCGTGGAGTCCAGACGGTACCTGACCGATACGCACCCTTATAAGTTGGACGGATAA
- a CDS encoding Rieske (2Fe-2S) protein, translating to MAESEKATTQASDWTDLCPLADVPQVGGGKFVACKNRALAVFRQGEEIKVIDDTCPHAGGSLASGFIRDGVVHCPWHGWPFRLADGVCPDNPNIKVASYEARIEGDKVQAKL from the coding sequence ATGGCGGAGTCAGAAAAAGCAACGACACAGGCGAGTGATTGGACAGATCTTTGCCCACTGGCTGACGTGCCGCAGGTGGGTGGAGGAAAATTTGTTGCCTGTAAAAATCGTGCGTTGGCAGTTTTTCGTCAGGGCGAGGAGATCAAGGTCATCGATGACACCTGCCCGCACGCAGGCGGCAGCCTAGCCAGCGGCTTCATTCGTGATGGAGTTGTTCATTGTCCCTGGCATGGGTGGCCGTTCCGACTCGCTGACGGAGTATGCCCGGACAATCCCAACATCAAGGTGGCGTCATACGAGGCACGTATTGAAGGCGATAAAGTACAGGCGAAACTCTGA